One genomic region from Cygnus olor isolate bCygOlo1 chromosome 29, bCygOlo1.pri.v2, whole genome shotgun sequence encodes:
- the LOC121061059 gene encoding twist-related protein 2-like, with protein MKEESMCLDSPEGSLVTSEEEGERLHKKCLRKRGQAGKPAEDGGAPSLQGKRSKRSPVPQSFEDVHTQRVIANVRERQRTQSLNDAFAELRKIIPTLPSDKLSKIQTLKLAARYIDFLYQVLQSDELDHKITSCNYLAHERLSYAFSVWRMEGAWSMSASH; from the coding sequence ATGAAGGAGGAAAGCATGTGCCTGGACTCCCCCGAAGGCAGCCTGGTCACCAGCGAGGAGGAAGGCGAGCGGCTGCACAAGAAATGCCTCCGCAAGCGAGGCCAGGCGGGCAAGCCGGCGGAGGATGGCGGAGCCCCCTCGCTGCAGGGCAAGCGGAGCAAGCGCAGTCCCGTCCCGCAGTCCTTCGAGGATGTGCACACCCAGCGGGTGATCGCCAACGTGCGGGAGCGCCAGCGGACCCAGTCGCTCAACGACGCCTTCGCGGAGCTGCGGAAGATCATCCCCACGCTGCCCTCCGACAAGCTGAGCAAGATCCAGACCCTCAAGTTGGCCGCGCGCTACATAGACTTCTTGTACCAGGTGCTGCAGAGCGATGAGCTGGACCACAAGATCACCAGCTGCAACTACCTGGCCCACGAGAGGCTCAGCTACGCCTTCTCCGTCTGGAGGATGGAAGGGGCTTGGTCCATGTCCGCGTCCCACTGA